A window of the Brassica oleracea var. oleracea cultivar TO1000 chromosome C1, BOL, whole genome shotgun sequence genome harbors these coding sequences:
- the LOC106309106 gene encoding probable WRKY transcription factor 11 isoform X1, with translation MAVDLMRFPKMDDQKAIQEAASQGLQSMEHLIRVLSTNRPEQHSNVDCSEITDFTVSKFKTVISLLNRTGHARFRRGPVHSTSSSPPIQQSQIVKTAQSEAPVVSQPARATTSLPPVVVTPSRPSVTLDFTKPSIFGSNSKSSELEFSKENFSVSLSSSFMTSALTGDGSVSKGSSIFAPSQTVTSSGKPPLAGGHPYRKRCIEHEHSRDFSGKISGTGHGKCHCKKSRKNRPKRTVRVPAISSKIADIPPDEFSWRKYGQKPIKGSPHPRGYYKCSTFRGCPARKHVERALDDPAMLIVTYEGEHHHKQSPMQMNVSGVNDLVFASA, from the exons ATGGCCGTTGATCTAATGCGTTTCCCTAAGATGGATGATCAAAAGGCTATTCAGGAAGCTGCATCGCAAGGTCTACAGAGCATGGAACATCTGATTCGCGTTCTATCTACTAACCGCCCTGAACAACACAGCAACGTTGACTGCTCTGAGATCACCGACTTCACCGTTTCCAAATTCAAAACCGTTATTTCTCTCCTTAACCGCACAGGTCACGCCCGGTTCAGACGCGGACCGGTTCACTCAACTTCCTCATCTCCTCCGATACAACAGAGTCAAATCGTAAAAACCGCTCAATCTGAAGCTCCGGTTGTTTCTCAGCCGGCGAGAGCAACAACGAGTCTCCCTCCGGTTGTTGTGACTCCGTCGAGGCCGAGCGTAACACTCGACTTCACTAAACCGAGCATCTTCGGATCCAATTCCAAGAGCTCCGAGCTGGAGTTCTCCAAGGAGAACTTCAGCGTTTCTTTAAGCTCTTCCTTCATGACGTCAGCGTTAACCGGAGACGGCAGCGTGTCCAAGGGATCTTCAATCTTTGCTCCGTCGCAGACTGTCACATCCTCCGGTAAGCCGCCGCTGGCTGGTGGTCATCCTTATAGGAAAAGATGCATCGAGCATGAGCACTCTCGGGATTTTTCCGGCAAAATCTCAGGCACCGGACACGGCAAGTGCCATTGTAAGAAAAG CAGAAAAAATCGGCCGAAGAGAACCGTGAGGGTACCGGCAATAAGTTCAAAGATCGCCGATATTCCACCGGACGAGTTTTCTTGGAGGAAGTACGGTCAAAAACCTATAAAGGGCTCACCACACCCACG TGGTTACTACAAGTGTAGTACGTTTAGAGGATGTCCGGCGAGGAAACATGTGGAACGAGCTTTGGATGATCCAGCTATGCTTATAGTGACTTACGAAGGAGAGCACCATCACAAACAATCTCCGATGCAAATGAATGTTTCAGGCGTTAATGATTTGGTGTTTGCTTCGGCATGA
- the LOC106309106 gene encoding probable WRKY transcription factor 11 isoform X2: protein MAVDLMRFPKMDDQKAIQEAASQGLQSMEHLIRVLSTNRPEQHSNVDCSEITDFTVSKFKTVISLLNRTGHARFRRGPVHSTSSSPPIQQSQIVKTAQSEAPVVSQPARATTSLPPVVVTPSRPSVTLDFTKPSIFGSNSKSSELEFSKENFSVSLSSSFMTSALTGDGSVSKGSSIFAPSQTVTSSGKPPLAGGHPYRKRCIEHEHSRDFSGKISGTGHGKCHCKKRKNRPKRTVRVPAISSKIADIPPDEFSWRKYGQKPIKGSPHPRGYYKCSTFRGCPARKHVERALDDPAMLIVTYEGEHHHKQSPMQMNVSGVNDLVFASA, encoded by the exons ATGGCCGTTGATCTAATGCGTTTCCCTAAGATGGATGATCAAAAGGCTATTCAGGAAGCTGCATCGCAAGGTCTACAGAGCATGGAACATCTGATTCGCGTTCTATCTACTAACCGCCCTGAACAACACAGCAACGTTGACTGCTCTGAGATCACCGACTTCACCGTTTCCAAATTCAAAACCGTTATTTCTCTCCTTAACCGCACAGGTCACGCCCGGTTCAGACGCGGACCGGTTCACTCAACTTCCTCATCTCCTCCGATACAACAGAGTCAAATCGTAAAAACCGCTCAATCTGAAGCTCCGGTTGTTTCTCAGCCGGCGAGAGCAACAACGAGTCTCCCTCCGGTTGTTGTGACTCCGTCGAGGCCGAGCGTAACACTCGACTTCACTAAACCGAGCATCTTCGGATCCAATTCCAAGAGCTCCGAGCTGGAGTTCTCCAAGGAGAACTTCAGCGTTTCTTTAAGCTCTTCCTTCATGACGTCAGCGTTAACCGGAGACGGCAGCGTGTCCAAGGGATCTTCAATCTTTGCTCCGTCGCAGACTGTCACATCCTCCGGTAAGCCGCCGCTGGCTGGTGGTCATCCTTATAGGAAAAGATGCATCGAGCATGAGCACTCTCGGGATTTTTCCGGCAAAATCTCAGGCACCGGACACGGCAAGTGCCATTGTAAGAAAAG AAAAAATCGGCCGAAGAGAACCGTGAGGGTACCGGCAATAAGTTCAAAGATCGCCGATATTCCACCGGACGAGTTTTCTTGGAGGAAGTACGGTCAAAAACCTATAAAGGGCTCACCACACCCACG TGGTTACTACAAGTGTAGTACGTTTAGAGGATGTCCGGCGAGGAAACATGTGGAACGAGCTTTGGATGATCCAGCTATGCTTATAGTGACTTACGAAGGAGAGCACCATCACAAACAATCTCCGATGCAAATGAATGTTTCAGGCGTTAATGATTTGGTGTTTGCTTCGGCATGA